From the Arctopsyche grandis isolate Sample6627 chromosome 11, ASM5162203v2, whole genome shotgun sequence genome, one window contains:
- the LOC143919282 gene encoding glutathione S-transferase 1-like gives MKLYSVSDGPPSLAVRQALQFLNIPFELINVDFGAGDHMTDEYAQKNPQKEIPVLDDNGFLLGESNAILQYICDKYKPDSELYPKDPQVRSIVNHRLCFNLSTYYKYISEYTMAPIFFDYQRTPLGLKKVHIALDVFNTYLTKLGKKYAAADNLTIADFPLITATMCLEAIAFDFSSYKMVSKWYATFKSEYPKLWEIAAVGMNEITAFEKNPPDLSHMEHPIHPVRKNVK, from the exons CACTGCAATTCTTGAATATTCCTTTTGAACTCATAAATGTTGATTTTGGAGCAGGAGATCACATGACGGATGAATATGCTCAG aaaaatccCCAGAAAGAAATTCCTGTTCTCGATGACAACGGATTTCTTTTGGGTGAAAGCAATGCTAttcttcaatatatatgtgATAAATACAAACCAGATTCGGAACTCTATCCAAAAGACCCACAAGTTCG ATCAATCGTCAATCACAGATTGTGCTTTAATTTGTCAACATACTACAAATATATTTCTGAGTATACC atgGCTCCAATATTCTTTGACTACCAACGTACACCTCTTGGCCTGAAGAAAGTCCACATTGCTTTGGATGTATTCAATACTTATCTAACAAAACTGGGAAAGAAATATGCCGCTGCTGATAATTTGACTATTGCTGATTTTCCACTTATAACAGCAACAATGTGCTTGGAAGCTAttgcttttgatttttcttcgtaTAAAATG gTATCCAAGTGGTATGCAACATTTAAAAGCGAATATCCCAAATTGTGGGAAATTGCAGCTGTTGGTATGAATGAAATTACtgcttttgaaaaaaatcctcCTGATTTATCTCACATGGAACATCCAATTCATCCTGTGCgtaaaaatgtcaaataa